A window of Lentibacillus sp. Marseille-P4043 contains these coding sequences:
- a CDS encoding SAM hydrolase/SAM-dependent halogenase family protein, with amino-acid sequence MNKNIVFQTDFGTSDGAVSAMYGVAISVDPALRIFDLTHDIPQFNIWEGSYRLYQTISYWPEETVFVSVVDPGVGSDRLSIVVKTADNQYVVTPDNGTLTHIKKNIGIVEARVIDEKVNRLPRSGESYTFHGRDVYAYTGARLAANVISFAEVGPVIDVEDIIELTITEPSVNQGVITGTIDILDVRFGNIWTNISRELFQQAGIEYGDSLEVTIANHLKQVYKNRMTFGRSFADSRLGEPLLYVNSLDKLGVAINQGSFAKAYHIETGANWKITIRRAVES; translated from the coding sequence ATGAATAAAAATATAGTTTTTCAAACAGACTTTGGTACAAGTGATGGTGCGGTCTCTGCTATGTATGGCGTAGCGATTTCAGTTGACCCGGCACTTCGAATTTTTGATTTAACCCACGATATTCCGCAATTTAACATATGGGAAGGATCCTATCGTCTGTATCAAACGATCTCTTATTGGCCTGAGGAAACTGTATTTGTATCGGTTGTCGATCCTGGCGTCGGGTCAGATCGGTTAAGTATCGTCGTGAAAACGGCTGACAATCAATATGTTGTGACACCTGATAATGGAACATTAACACATATTAAGAAAAACATAGGAATTGTAGAGGCTAGGGTTATTGATGAAAAAGTGAACCGATTACCAAGGTCTGGTGAGTCGTATACATTTCATGGGCGCGATGTTTACGCATATACAGGGGCACGACTCGCCGCGAATGTGATTTCTTTTGCTGAAGTGGGCCCGGTTATTGATGTGGAGGATATCATTGAATTGACGATTACCGAACCAAGTGTCAATCAAGGAGTAATTACCGGTACTATTGATATTCTCGATGTGCGGTTTGGAAACATTTGGACGAACATTTCCCGTGAGCTTTTCCAACAGGCAGGGATCGAATATGGGGATTCATTAGAAGTTACCATTGCAAATCATCTGAAGCAAGTTTACAAAAATAGGATGACGTTTGGTCGTTCATTTGCTGATAGCCGCCTTGGTGAACCATTACTTTACGTAAATTCGTTAGACAAGCTGGGCGTCGCTATTAACCAGGGTTCATTTGCCAAAGCGTATCATATCGAAACAGGCGCTAATTGGAAAATAACGATCCGTAGGGCTGTTGAAAGTTAA
- a CDS encoding DNA-deoxyinosine glycosylase, with translation MQEKLRSLPPIVAENAKVLILGSMPSRMSLEKQAYYGNPHNHFWGILYALFNQEPCETYDEKIAFIKQHQIALWDTIGTCFREGSLDSKITGEEPNDIIGLLKEQPTIRLIACNGTKSFQTFLKYFKGVNFAAIDVIKLPSTSPIPGRYTKSFAGKVEEWRSILAYL, from the coding sequence ATGCAGGAAAAGTTGAGATCGCTTCCGCCTATAGTAGCGGAGAATGCAAAAGTGCTTATTTTGGGGTCGATGCCAAGTAGAATGTCATTGGAAAAACAAGCATATTACGGAAATCCACACAATCATTTTTGGGGCATTTTATATGCGTTATTCAATCAAGAGCCATGTGAAACTTACGATGAAAAAATAGCGTTTATCAAACAACATCAGATAGCTTTATGGGATACGATCGGTACGTGTTTTCGTGAAGGAAGTTTGGATTCAAAGATTACGGGTGAAGAACCGAATGATATTATTGGCTTGTTGAAGGAGCAGCCAACTATTCGACTGATCGCCTGCAATGGAACAAAATCATTCCAGACGTTCTTGAAATATTTTAAAGGTGTAAATTTTGCTGCCATTGATGTGATCAAATTACCGTCAACAAGTCCTATTCCAGGGCGTTATACGAAATCGTTTGCTGGTAAAGTAGAAGAATGGAGAAGCATTTTAGCCTATTTATAA